In the Halichoerus grypus chromosome 4, mHalGry1.hap1.1, whole genome shotgun sequence genome, one interval contains:
- the MSTN gene encoding growth/differentiation factor 8, producing MQKLQIYVYIYLFMLIVAGPVDLNENSEQKENVEKEGLCNACTWRQNTKSSRIEAIKIQILSKLRLETAPNISKDAIRQLLPKAPPLRELIDQYDVQRDDSSDGSLEDDDYHATTETIITMPTESDLLTQVEGNPKCCFFKFSSKIQYNKVVKAQLWIYLRPVKTPTTVFVQILRLIKPMKDGTRYTGIRSLKLDMNPGTGIWQSIDVKTVLQNWLKQPESNLGIEIKALDENGHDLAVTFPGPGEDGLNPFLEVKVTDTPKRSRRDFGLDCDEHSTESRCCRYPLTVDFEAFGWDWIIAPKRYKANYCSGECEFVFLQKYPHTHLVHQANPRGSAGPCCTPTKMSPINMLYFNGKEQIIYGKIPAMVVDRCGCS from the exons atGCAGAAACTGCAAATCTATGTTTATATTTACCTGTTTATGCTGATTGTTGCTGGTCCAGTGGATCTAAATGAGAACagtgagcaaaaagaaaatgtggaaaaagagGGGCTGTGTAATGCATGTACTTGGAGACAAAACACTAAATCTTCGAGAATAGAAGCCATAAAAATTCAAATCCTCAGTAAACTTCGTCTGGAAACAGCTCCTAACATCAGCAAAGATGCTATAAGACAACTTTTGCCCAAAGCTCCTCCACTCCGGGAACTGATTGATCAGTACGATGTCCAGAGAGATGACAGCAGTGATGGCTCTTTGGAAGATGATGATTACCACGCTACGACCGAAACGATCATTACCATGCCCACCGAGT CTGATCTTCTCACGCAGGTGGAAGGAAACCCCAAATGTTGCTTCTTTAAATTTAGCtctaaaatacaatataataaaGTAGTAAAGGCCCAACTGTGGATATATCTGAGACCCGTCAAGACTCCTACAACAGTGTTTGTGCAAATCCTGAGACTCATCAAACCCATGAAAGACGGTACAAGGTATACTGGAATCCGATCTCTGAAACTTGACATGAACCCAGGCACTGGTATTTGGCAGAGCATTGATGTGAAGACAGTGTTGCAAAATTGGCTCAAACAGCCTGAATCCAACTTAGGCATTGAAATCAAAGCTTTAGATGAGAATGGTCATGATCTTGCTGTAACCTTCCCGGGACCAGGAGAAGATGGGCTG AATCCATTTTTAGAAGTCAAGGTGACAGACACACCAAAAAGATCCAGAAGAGATTTTGGGCTTGATTGTGATGAGCACTCAACAGAATCTCGGTGCTGTCGTTACCCTCTAACTGTGGACTTTGAAGCTTTTGGATGGGATTGGATTATTGCACCCAAAAGATATAAGGCCAATTACTGCTCTGGAGAGTGTGAATTTGTGTTTTTACAAAAGTATCCTCATACTCATCTTGTACACCAAGCAAACCCCAGAGGTTCAGCAGGCCCCTGCTGTACTCCCACAAAGATGTCTCCAATTAATATGCTATATTTTAATggcaaagaacaaataatatatgGGAAAATTCCAGCCATGGTAGTAGATCGCTGTGGGTGCTCATGA